From Macaca mulatta isolate MMU2019108-1 chromosome 1, T2T-MMU8v2.0, whole genome shotgun sequence, the proteins below share one genomic window:
- the TSPAN1 gene encoding tetraspanin-1 has translation MQCFSFIKTIMILFNLLIFLCGAALLAVGIWVSIDGASFLKIFGPLSSSAMQFVNVGYFLIAAGAVVFALGFLGCYGAQTESKCALMTFFFILLLIFIAEVAAAVVALVYTTMAEHFLTLLVVPAIKKDYGSQKDFTQVWNTTMTELKCCGFTNYTDFEDSPYVRENNAFPPFCCNNVTNTVNETCTKEKADNQKVEGCFQQLLYDIRTNAVTVGGVAAGIGGLELAAMIVSMYLYCNLQ, from the exons ATGCAGTGCTTCAGCTTCATTAAGACCATAATGATCCTCTTCAATTTGCTCATCTTT CTGTGTGGTGCGGCCCTGTTGGCAGTGGGCATCTGGGTGTCAATCGATGGGGCATCCTTTCTGAAGATCTTCGGGCCGCTGTCGTCCAGTGCCATGCAGTTTGTCAACGTGGGCTACTTCCTCATCGCAGCCGGCGCTGTGGTCTTTGCTCTTGGTTTCCTGGGCTGCTATGGTGCTCAGACTGAGAGCAAGTGTGCCCTCATGACG TTcttcttcatcctcctcctcatcttcatTGCTGAGGTTGCAGCTGCTGTGGTCGCCTTGGTGTACACCACAATG GCTGAGCACTTCCTGACGTTGCTGGTAGTGCCTGCCATCAAGAAAGACTATGGTTCCCAGAAAGACTTCACTCAAGTGTGGAACACCACCATGACAGAG CTCAAGTGCTGTGGCTTCACCAACTACACGGATTTTGAGGACTCGCCCTACGTCAGAGAGAACAATGCCTTTCCCCCATTCTGTTGCAATAACGTCACCAACACAGTCAATGAAACCTGCACCAAGGAAAAGGCTGACAACCAAAAAGTAGAG GGTTGTTTCCAACAGCTTTTGTATGACATCCGAACTAATGCAGTCACTGTGGGTGGTGTGGCAGCTGGAATTGGGGGCCTCGAG CTGGCTGCCATGATTGTGTCCATGTATCTGTACTGCAATCTACAATAA
- the P3R3URF gene encoding P3R3URF protein gives MGPSRLVRGPRPQGMRSPYRRPGMGWPRPRFPRMFKCSRRRYQQGVQGRTASRAATNPATMATGINNTHTDTTIVWIFPPQVLRHLRQPGIFLIL, from the exons ATGGGGCCATCTCGGCTTGTCCGTGGCCCTCGGCCCCAGGGCATGCGTTCCCCCTACCGCAGACCAGGTATGGGCTGGCCCAGGCCCCGGTTTCCCAGGATGTTCAAGTGTAGCCGCAGAAGATACCAGCAGGGTGTCCAAGGTCGAACTGCCAGCAGGGCAGCCACCAatcctgccaccatggccacggGTATCAACAACACCCACACTGACACCACCATAGTgtggatcttcccacctcaag tTCTCAGACATCTCAGGCAACCTGGGATTTTTCTGATCCTCTAG